In one window of Cytophagaceae bacterium ABcell3 DNA:
- a CDS encoding DEAD/DEAH box helicase gives MEDAGFQSPKEIQEKSLSRIMGGQDLIIVGPEGCGKSTLLVLAVLKKLNYAFEEAPRALILVPDKETGLELEEKFSVLGKNSNLRVLALYAGYSIESQRDDIADGVDIVIGTPDRIQAIYYTSGINLNKLQMYILEDAEKHVKQGFKTQILQLHESMRKCQKLVFTEVIHDKLNKITEPLLNVPTVIESEEEPEEKLDIINQVVYQVPNYKTKLNLLNLLMADADIFNKVAVFANTRTTTENLYKSLSRRIPGEVAMFRPSGSANTYFDYIEDFLQSPEVRVLLIANEAEEDMEASHFPVILHFDLPENPDVLVKRILANDDSQDKLSLIFTTDIELILVKKAEQLTGHKFALEDLPLGLIIEGDPHSNKRKKESKASGENTEGLKRAAFHEKKPENAKDYNYSFKDKLKMFGKKHRKNKKL, from the coding sequence ATGGAAGACGCAGGATTTCAGTCACCAAAAGAAATCCAAGAAAAAAGCCTTTCACGAATTATGGGTGGTCAAGACCTAATCATTGTAGGGCCAGAAGGGTGCGGAAAATCCACTTTATTAGTTTTAGCTGTCCTGAAAAAACTTAATTATGCTTTTGAGGAAGCTCCCAGAGCATTGATATTGGTACCAGACAAAGAAACAGGCCTAGAGCTAGAAGAAAAATTTAGCGTGCTTGGGAAAAACAGCAACCTCAGGGTGCTAGCGCTATATGCAGGATATAGCATAGAAAGCCAGCGTGATGACATAGCAGACGGAGTAGATATCGTTATTGGCACGCCAGATAGGATCCAGGCTATCTATTATACATCTGGCATCAACCTGAACAAACTCCAAATGTATATTTTGGAAGATGCAGAAAAACATGTAAAGCAAGGCTTTAAAACCCAGATTTTACAGCTTCACGAAAGTATGCGAAAGTGCCAAAAGCTGGTTTTCACAGAAGTCATTCACGACAAACTAAATAAAATCACCGAACCCTTGCTCAATGTTCCAACAGTAATTGAATCAGAAGAAGAGCCAGAGGAGAAGCTAGATATTATCAATCAGGTAGTTTATCAGGTACCTAACTACAAAACTAAACTAAACCTCCTGAACCTATTAATGGCAGATGCAGATATTTTCAATAAAGTCGCCGTATTTGCCAACACAAGAACTACTACTGAAAACCTGTACAAAAGCCTGTCACGACGAATTCCAGGTGAAGTTGCCATGTTTAGGCCTTCTGGTTCAGCAAATACCTATTTTGATTATATAGAAGACTTTTTACAATCTCCTGAAGTACGAGTGCTGCTTATAGCAAACGAAGCTGAAGAAGACATGGAAGCTAGTCACTTTCCAGTAATCTTACATTTCGATCTTCCTGAAAACCCTGATGTTCTTGTTAAAAGAATACTGGCAAATGATGATAGCCAGGACAAGCTGTCATTGATATTTACTACAGACATTGAACTTATTCTAGTAAAAAAAGCGGAACAACTTACCGGCCACAAGTTTGCTTTAGAAGATTTACCGCTAGGCCTAATTATAGAAGGAGACCCACATAGCAATAAGCGTAAAAAAGAAAGTAAAGCTAGCGGGGAAAACACGGAAGGCCTAAAAAGAGCAGCGTTTCATGAAAAGAAACCGGAAAACGCCAAAGATTACAACTACAGCTTTAAGGACAAATTGAAAATGTTTGGCAAAAAGCATCGTAAAAACAAAAAGCTATAA
- a CDS encoding fibronectin type III domain-containing protein: protein MKVIYTLLMPCIVVFVIMSSSCQRENMFIDENMAGRVEISASSTSNTISLRWPKVNKANWYRIEYAAPGEPPEVVSSFQDNVNDPVRYTIFNLKPNTTYKIKVEGREERDTGSQVRGSGTKEVTTKEE, encoded by the coding sequence ATGAAAGTTATTTATACCCTGTTAATGCCTTGCATAGTTGTGTTTGTAATTATGTCTTCTTCTTGTCAAAGGGAAAACATGTTTATAGACGAGAATATGGCAGGGCGTGTAGAGATATCAGCCTCATCCACCTCTAATACGATTTCCTTGAGATGGCCCAAGGTTAATAAGGCTAATTGGTACAGAATCGAATATGCTGCGCCAGGCGAACCGCCAGAGGTTGTTAGTAGCTTTCAGGACAATGTGAATGACCCTGTCAGGTATACTATTTTTAATTTAAAGCCAAACACAACTTATAAGATTAAAGTAGAGGGGCGTGAAGAAAGAGATACTGGCAGCCAAGTAAGAGGGTCTGGTACTAAAGAAGTGACTACAAAGGAAGAGTAA
- a CDS encoding 2-phosphosulfolactate phosphatase, with product MRNIDVCLTPELLHLYDVKGKVVVVVDVLRATSCMVSGIAHGVEKIIPVATLEECLAWKSKNFITAAERDGKKAEGFDIGNSPFSYMDPSLSGKTVVVTTTNGTLAITKSAGASEIIAGAFLNKSAVVQYLENQPNDVLVLCAGWKGKVNLEDTLFAGAVVEGLQDSFFADNDAAMAALSLYKLAKQNLNGFLANSSHARRLKKLNIKKDIEFCLTEDLYSVVPVMDNGCLVCSPLTEVKETAE from the coding sequence ATGCGTAATATTGATGTTTGCCTTACCCCTGAATTATTGCATTTATATGATGTAAAAGGGAAAGTTGTTGTTGTTGTTGATGTGCTTCGGGCAACTTCTTGCATGGTTTCTGGAATTGCTCATGGTGTTGAAAAGATTATACCAGTAGCAACTTTGGAAGAGTGTTTGGCTTGGAAAAGCAAAAACTTTATAACAGCGGCAGAGCGTGATGGTAAAAAAGCGGAGGGCTTTGATATAGGCAACTCCCCTTTTAGTTATATGGATCCCTCGTTGTCGGGTAAGACTGTCGTGGTGACTACTACCAATGGTACGCTTGCTATAACTAAATCAGCAGGTGCTTCTGAAATTATTGCAGGGGCTTTCCTCAACAAATCTGCTGTTGTTCAATACCTAGAAAATCAACCTAACGATGTTTTGGTATTGTGTGCCGGCTGGAAAGGAAAGGTCAACCTCGAAGATACACTTTTTGCAGGGGCTGTAGTAGAGGGGCTTCAGGATTCTTTCTTTGCAGACAATGACGCTGCAATGGCTGCGCTATCTTTGTATAAGCTTGCTAAGCAAAACTTAAATGGCTTTTTGGCAAATTCATCGCATGCTAGAAGGTTGAAAAAGCTGAACATTAAAAAAGATATTGAATTCTGCTTGACGGAAGACCTATATTCCGTGGTACCGGTCATGGATAATGGATGCCTTGTTTGTTCTCCTTTGACTGAGGTTAAAGAAACTGCTGAGTAA
- the gcvT gene encoding glycine cleavage system aminomethyltransferase GcvT, giving the protein MDNKEIDLKKTALHDVHVELGAKMVPFAGFSMPVKYASELEEHFAVRDKAGIFDVSHMGEFFVSGPESLDFLQNVISNDVSRLHTGKIQYACLVNENGGIVDDLLVYKMAENEYMLVVNAGNISKDFSFLTDNKPASVDLVDKSDTLSLLAVQGPKATEILQKLTEIKLEEIPYYSFVKGAIAGIDNVIISATGYTGAGGFELYVSNESAVKLWKEVVNAGKPEGVKPCGLGARDTLRLEKGFCLYGNDIDETTSPLEAGLAWVTKFNKDFLAKDSLLAQKEQGVKRKLVGFKMMERGIPRKGYEICSNDGNVIGQVTSGSQSPVLSEGIGLGYVETAYAKADTEISIGVRNKLLKAKVVKLPFVN; this is encoded by the coding sequence ATGGACAACAAAGAAATCGATCTGAAAAAGACTGCTTTACATGATGTACATGTAGAATTGGGCGCTAAAATGGTACCTTTTGCAGGGTTTTCTATGCCTGTTAAATATGCTTCCGAGTTGGAAGAGCATTTTGCTGTACGCGATAAAGCAGGAATTTTTGATGTATCGCATATGGGCGAGTTCTTTGTGTCTGGGCCAGAATCTTTGGATTTTCTTCAGAATGTCATTTCCAATGATGTTTCCCGCCTCCATACTGGCAAAATTCAATACGCTTGCTTGGTCAATGAAAACGGAGGTATTGTTGATGACCTGCTGGTTTATAAAATGGCTGAAAACGAATATATGCTAGTAGTCAATGCGGGAAATATAAGTAAAGACTTTTCTTTCCTAACTGACAATAAGCCCGCCTCTGTGGACCTTGTTGACAAATCGGATACACTATCTTTGTTGGCTGTACAAGGGCCTAAAGCTACTGAAATTCTTCAAAAACTTACTGAGATAAAACTTGAAGAAATCCCTTACTATAGTTTTGTAAAGGGGGCTATAGCGGGTATTGATAATGTTATAATTTCAGCTACCGGATACACCGGCGCAGGTGGTTTTGAACTATATGTTTCTAATGAATCTGCTGTAAAGCTTTGGAAGGAGGTAGTTAATGCAGGAAAACCTGAGGGGGTAAAGCCGTGTGGTTTAGGTGCCCGTGATACTTTGCGCCTTGAAAAAGGCTTTTGTTTGTATGGAAACGATATAGATGAAACCACCTCTCCCCTGGAAGCTGGCCTAGCTTGGGTTACCAAATTCAATAAAGACTTTCTCGCTAAAGATAGCCTTTTGGCACAGAAGGAGCAGGGGGTTAAAAGAAAGTTGGTTGGATTTAAGATGATGGAAAGGGGCATTCCTCGGAAAGGCTATGAAATATGCAGTAATGATGGAAATGTGATTGGCCAAGTAACTTCTGGTAGCCAATCGCCTGTTTTGTCTGAAGGAATAGGGTTAGGCTATGTTGAAACAGCCTATGCTAAAGCTGATACAGAAATTTCTATAGGTGTGAGAAATAAGCTTTTAAAGGCCAAGGTTGTCAAGTTGCCTTTTGTGAATTAA
- a CDS encoding ribonuclease HII codes for MLRSFHTKGFKEAGLDEAGRGCLAGPVVAAYVILPPDYSHPLLTDSKKLSKKLRETLREEIIKEAIEYHVSEVSSEVVDEINILNASFLAMHQALDNLKCRPDLLLIDGNRFKAYKNFHHECIVEGDSKFFSIAAASILAKTYRDDLMTKFAEEFPVYGWHTNMGYATKKHIAAIKEHGITPLHRKSFTLFSTQLDLFKNTP; via the coding sequence ATGCTTAGATCCTTCCATACGAAAGGTTTTAAAGAAGCGGGTCTCGACGAAGCAGGAAGAGGTTGCCTAGCTGGGCCTGTTGTTGCTGCCTATGTGATTTTGCCTCCAGATTATTCTCACCCTTTATTGACAGACTCAAAGAAGTTGTCAAAAAAGTTGCGGGAAACCCTTCGTGAAGAAATAATTAAAGAAGCTATAGAATATCATGTTTCAGAGGTGTCCAGTGAAGTGGTCGATGAAATAAATATTCTAAACGCTTCATTTTTGGCTATGCATCAAGCTTTGGACAATCTGAAGTGCCGACCTGATTTGTTATTGATAGATGGAAATAGGTTTAAAGCTTATAAAAACTTTCACCACGAATGTATTGTGGAAGGGGATTCTAAGTTCTTCTCCATTGCAGCAGCTTCTATTTTGGCAAAAACGTATCGCGATGACCTAATGACAAAGTTTGCGGAAGAGTTCCCTGTATATGGCTGGCATACCAATATGGGTTATGCGACCAAAAAACATATCGCAGCCATCAAAGAACATGGTATTACCCCTCTTCACCGTAAGTCTTTTACTTTGTTTTCTACACAGCTTGACTTATTTAAAAACACTCCATAA
- a CDS encoding NUDIX hydrolase, with protein sequence MIDESLNPWTTLSTKPIYENPWISVHEHQVLNPNGGEGIYGVVQFKNKAIGVVPIDKDNYTYLIGQYRYPLKEYSWEIPEGGGPLEVDPLESAKRELKEETGFSAAKWTFIQRFHTSNSVTNEEGLIYLAEELTEGETEFDDTEQLEIKKVHLSEAVDMVMNNQITDSMSVAGILKVARMKGV encoded by the coding sequence ATGATAGATGAAAGTTTAAATCCATGGACCACTTTGTCCACTAAACCAATTTATGAAAACCCATGGATTAGTGTTCACGAGCACCAGGTATTGAACCCAAACGGCGGTGAAGGGATATATGGCGTTGTCCAGTTTAAGAACAAAGCCATTGGCGTTGTCCCTATAGATAAAGACAATTACACTTACCTTATAGGACAATACCGCTATCCGTTAAAAGAGTACTCTTGGGAAATACCAGAAGGTGGTGGGCCTTTAGAGGTTGACCCATTAGAATCAGCCAAAAGAGAGCTAAAAGAAGAAACGGGATTTTCAGCAGCTAAATGGACTTTTATTCAAAGATTTCATACTTCAAACTCCGTCACCAATGAAGAAGGGCTTATTTATCTGGCCGAAGAGTTGACAGAAGGCGAAACCGAATTTGACGATACTGAACAGCTAGAAATAAAGAAAGTGCATCTTTCGGAAGCTGTAGATATGGTCATGAACAACCAGATCACTGATAGTATGAGTGTCGCGGGTATTCTAAAAGTAGCACGTATGAAGGGGGTATAA
- a CDS encoding LysM peptidoglycan-binding domain-containing protein, whose protein sequence is MRILRNILLIFLSVCFFAVNESYAQKGKKSKRKARVAARKSKLATEAAKKHFANADYYLSAREFKKAYEFNSDNSFALKKAAESYMLHFDYVNAEKYYKIATKTILKEYPLARYYYALMLKGNGKYEEAQTQFEQFRSEYKDYSLEAEVYKEKAKQEALGCEVALHEMSKPQRDYEFEPIPPPVNTPYSEYAPVININDTIIVITSSRIEEGGKEFGMLGGGFSNIYRFEKTEDGWVKKGNEDNFDIVNSKFNESAGSFNGDFTKFYFTRCDERIVVDGNEEFNCAIYVTKLANGKWGKPEKLNENINMKGEWNAQPSVSPEGDAMFFVSKRPGGLGMHDIWYSTSSGKDDWGPAVNMGEGINTMFIDMCPRYYPDEKVMFFSSNGHQGFGGLDIFMVSEDVFFEDDSVKVKNVGLPFNSNRDDFYYVMGEKKGYIASNREGGAGGDDIYTFNLFSNETLVAYVDQDSVGTAKSISILGTVLQAEDKSPAADVEVALTNERSERIKSTSTDDDGKFRFENLPSDQNYKVLLDEEEEEEGKSVKNAVKVTTEVEYVVKDVHVKKSDQEATKTLFENIYFDFDSYALRPEAKRTLNELVEYYKQYPEIQIEMNANTDAIGSGDYNKILSKKRGTAAREYLISKGVEKSAIVVNAMGLNNPIAPNNSPVGRQLNRRVEFSIIGGPGFEASTMAYVIEPRSTIEKVAEKFNMTVDEIKELNDLKGSDIKAFRPLRVKRSEDSDIIAPVTMHAISPSTRARMNINSDDLMHAPAENVYIVLPSNTLFSIARLYGLSVEELKKMNNLASDNLVIGQRLKVKTGEVDQKDVDSGRLYIVQKGDKIETIAQRFGLSATDLIKMNQMDLYRLRPNMVLQVKK, encoded by the coding sequence ATGCGCATACTCAGAAACATATTGCTGATTTTTTTATCCGTATGCTTTTTTGCGGTGAATGAAAGCTATGCTCAAAAAGGTAAGAAGAGCAAAAGGAAGGCTAGGGTAGCAGCCCGAAAAAGCAAACTGGCAACGGAAGCTGCGAAAAAGCATTTTGCCAATGCAGACTATTATTTGTCAGCCAGGGAGTTTAAGAAGGCTTATGAATTTAACAGCGATAATAGTTTTGCTCTTAAAAAGGCCGCTGAATCTTATATGCTGCACTTTGACTATGTAAATGCTGAGAAATATTATAAAATAGCCACTAAAACTATTTTGAAGGAATACCCACTTGCTAGGTATTATTATGCTCTAATGCTAAAAGGCAACGGCAAATATGAAGAAGCGCAGACGCAGTTTGAACAGTTCCGCTCTGAGTATAAGGATTATAGTTTAGAGGCTGAAGTTTATAAGGAAAAGGCCAAACAAGAGGCGCTTGGCTGTGAAGTAGCTTTGCATGAAATGAGCAAACCTCAGAGAGATTATGAATTCGAGCCTATACCTCCTCCGGTAAACACTCCATATTCTGAGTATGCTCCGGTCATCAATATCAATGATACGATCATTGTTATTACTTCTTCCAGAATTGAGGAAGGTGGGAAGGAGTTTGGCATGCTCGGCGGAGGATTTAGTAACATTTATAGATTCGAAAAAACGGAAGATGGCTGGGTGAAAAAGGGCAATGAAGATAACTTTGACATAGTGAACTCTAAGTTCAATGAAAGTGCAGGAAGCTTTAATGGTGATTTCACCAAGTTTTACTTTACCCGTTGCGATGAACGCATAGTAGTAGATGGCAATGAAGAGTTTAACTGTGCGATTTATGTTACCAAACTTGCCAATGGGAAATGGGGAAAACCCGAAAAATTAAATGAAAACATTAACATGAAAGGGGAGTGGAATGCGCAACCGTCTGTCTCTCCTGAAGGCGACGCCATGTTTTTTGTGTCCAAAAGGCCAGGAGGGTTAGGTATGCACGATATATGGTACAGCACTTCTAGTGGTAAAGACGATTGGGGGCCAGCCGTTAATATGGGCGAAGGTATTAATACGATGTTTATTGATATGTGCCCTAGGTATTATCCAGATGAAAAAGTTATGTTTTTTTCTTCTAATGGACACCAAGGTTTTGGCGGCTTAGATATTTTTATGGTAAGTGAAGACGTGTTCTTTGAAGATGATTCGGTTAAAGTTAAAAACGTTGGCCTGCCTTTCAATTCTAATAGAGATGATTTCTACTATGTAATGGGGGAGAAAAAAGGATACATTGCTTCTAATAGGGAAGGCGGTGCCGGTGGTGATGATATTTACACATTCAATTTATTTAGTAATGAGACCCTTGTTGCTTATGTGGATCAGGACTCTGTAGGAACAGCTAAGAGTATATCTATTTTAGGTACAGTGTTGCAAGCAGAAGATAAGAGCCCTGCGGCTGATGTAGAGGTAGCGCTTACGAACGAAAGGAGTGAGAGGATTAAGTCCACTAGTACGGATGATGATGGTAAGTTCCGATTCGAAAACTTGCCTTCAGACCAGAACTATAAGGTGTTATTGGACGAAGAAGAAGAGGAAGAAGGCAAATCTGTCAAAAATGCAGTGAAAGTGACCACGGAGGTAGAGTATGTTGTGAAAGATGTGCATGTGAAAAAGTCTGACCAAGAAGCTACTAAAACTTTATTTGAGAATATTTATTTTGATTTTGATAGCTATGCCCTTCGACCAGAGGCTAAAAGGACTTTAAACGAACTCGTTGAATATTATAAGCAGTACCCTGAAATTCAGATTGAAATGAATGCCAATACGGATGCCATTGGCTCAGGAGATTATAACAAAATATTGTCAAAGAAACGTGGTACGGCTGCTCGGGAATATTTGATTTCTAAAGGTGTTGAAAAAAGTGCCATTGTGGTGAATGCTATGGGGCTTAACAACCCTATTGCTCCAAACAATAGCCCTGTTGGCAGGCAGTTGAACAGAAGGGTTGAGTTTTCAATAATAGGAGGGCCTGGCTTTGAGGCCTCTACTATGGCTTATGTTATTGAGCCTAGGTCAACTATAGAAAAAGTTGCCGAGAAATTTAACATGACAGTAGACGAAATTAAGGAGCTGAATGACTTGAAGGGTAGTGACATAAAAGCTTTTCGGCCTTTGAGGGTGAAAAGATCTGAAGATTCAGACATTATAGCCCCTGTTACTATGCATGCCATCAGTCCTTCTACCAGGGCTAGGATGAATATTAACTCGGATGATCTTATGCATGCGCCTGCAGAAAATGTATATATAGTTTTGCCTAGCAATACGCTTTTCTCTATTGCAAGGCTGTACGGGCTGAGTGTAGAAGAGTTGAAGAAGATGAACAATCTAGCTTCTGACAACTTGGTTATAGGTCAACGTTTGAAGGTCAAAACAGGCGAGGTCGATCAAAAAGATGTTGATTCGGGGAGGTTGTATATAGTTCAAAAAGGAGACAAAATTGAGACAATTGCACAGCGTTTTGGCCTCTCTGCTACAGATTTGATCAAGATGAACCAGATGGATCTGTATAGGCTTCGTCCAAACATGGTGCTACAGGTGAAGAAGTAG
- a CDS encoding PorP/SprF family type IX secretion system membrane protein, with protein MHNHFLFSRGRKSIFLALGGILLSCSVSMGQDAIFSQYYASSLYLNPALAGIEPSLTVGSNYRTQWRNVTDPYITSQVSLIKPIYTDEGENHSGGIGISLYNDQSGLTHFQTNGINISGAWNIYLSEYKMQSLTLGIQAGVMQRRLSFSDLRWGSQYNPDGENGFDPTLDPETSGFASSSIFPDISAGLLYYYNAGRDYSVHNVSGYFGLSAYHLNRPNESLLEGEHRRLPTLYKMHGGIEWHLSERVNISPNFIVARQSNAMQYNGGLYLTFILSEGESVLAPSEIITGAWYRVFDSFIGALGFGNKYYTLAFSYDVNNTSLRHNSIGRGAYEISLRITRPRVGTTKRFYTPRI; from the coding sequence ATGCATAATCATTTTTTGTTTAGTAGGGGCCGGAAAAGTATTTTTCTGGCATTGGGAGGTATACTCTTATCCTGTAGTGTTTCTATGGGACAAGACGCTATATTTTCTCAGTATTATGCATCCTCTTTGTATTTGAACCCTGCTTTGGCTGGTATAGAACCTTCGCTTACTGTAGGGTCTAACTATAGGACGCAATGGCGCAATGTGACAGATCCTTATATAACCAGTCAAGTTTCTTTAATAAAACCTATATATACAGACGAAGGAGAAAACCATTCTGGTGGTATTGGTATATCTTTATACAATGACCAATCAGGGCTTACACATTTTCAGACAAACGGGATTAATATTTCCGGTGCTTGGAATATTTATCTGAGCGAATATAAAATGCAGTCTTTGACATTGGGCATACAAGCTGGTGTTATGCAAAGGCGGTTAAGTTTCTCAGATCTTAGATGGGGGTCTCAATATAACCCTGATGGGGAAAATGGTTTTGACCCAACACTTGACCCTGAAACAAGCGGATTTGCCTCATCGTCTATTTTTCCCGATATATCTGCGGGCTTGCTTTATTATTATAATGCAGGAAGGGATTATTCGGTACATAATGTAAGTGGTTATTTTGGGTTGTCTGCTTACCATTTAAACAGGCCCAACGAGTCATTATTGGAAGGAGAGCACAGACGATTGCCGACACTTTATAAAATGCATGGTGGCATTGAATGGCATTTGTCGGAGCGTGTCAATATATCGCCCAATTTTATTGTTGCAAGGCAAAGCAATGCCATGCAGTATAACGGAGGTTTGTATTTAACTTTTATTTTGTCTGAGGGAGAATCTGTACTGGCTCCTTCTGAAATTATCACCGGCGCTTGGTATAGGGTTTTTGATTCTTTTATCGGCGCATTGGGTTTTGGAAATAAATACTACACCTTAGCGTTTAGTTATGACGTAAACAACACTTCGCTGCGTCACAACTCTATTGGCAGAGGAGCTTATGAGATTTCTCTCAGAATCACTAGGCCAAGAGTGGGAACTACGAAAAGATTTTATACCCCAAGAATTTAA
- a CDS encoding lysophospholipid acyltransferase family protein, protein MVFIICLTPCHTDFRFKLKKNKAYVFCPNHTSYLDIPTICFSLSGFYAFMGKDSLAKVPLFGYMFQKLYIPINRRSKVNAYKSYLKACKAIDNKRSLVIFPEGTIPDEGSPRMIKFKDGAFKIAIEKQVPIVPVTIPHNWEILPDLKKMHVNLLHRMRVIYHEPIETTGMTLENIKELKEKTYQVIHEELKKYNKQLA, encoded by the coding sequence ATGGTATTTATTATTTGCCTTACACCTTGTCATACAGATTTCCGGTTCAAGTTAAAGAAGAACAAAGCTTATGTTTTCTGTCCCAACCACACTTCATACCTGGACATTCCGACCATTTGCTTCTCCTTATCAGGGTTTTATGCTTTTATGGGCAAGGACTCGCTTGCCAAAGTACCCCTGTTTGGATACATGTTCCAGAAACTATATATCCCAATTAACAGAAGAAGTAAGGTTAATGCGTATAAAAGCTATTTAAAAGCTTGCAAAGCCATCGACAACAAAAGGAGCTTGGTCATATTTCCTGAAGGCACCATTCCTGATGAAGGAAGCCCTCGTATGATCAAGTTCAAAGACGGGGCTTTTAAAATTGCCATTGAAAAACAAGTACCCATTGTTCCGGTTACCATACCCCATAATTGGGAGATTTTGCCAGACCTTAAAAAAATGCATGTAAATCTGCTCCACAGAATGCGGGTAATTTATCACGAACCGATAGAAACAACCGGTATGACCTTAGAAAACATAAAAGAGCTTAAAGAAAAAACCTATCAGGTCATTCACGAAGAACTAAAAAAATATAATAAACAATTGGCTTAA
- the gatC gene encoding Asp-tRNA(Asn)/Glu-tRNA(Gln) amidotransferase subunit GatC, with protein sequence MKINIETIRKIAHLSRLELNEKEEESFFNDFNKILDWMDKLNQVDTENVEPLIHMSEEVNVLREDNAVNALSHEEGLKNAPKKDSDYFRVPKFLGME encoded by the coding sequence ATGAAAATCAATATTGAAACAATTAGGAAAATCGCCCACTTGTCAAGATTAGAGTTGAACGAGAAAGAGGAGGAATCTTTCTTCAACGACTTCAATAAAATCCTTGACTGGATGGACAAACTGAACCAAGTTGATACAGAAAATGTTGAACCCCTAATTCATATGTCAGAAGAAGTAAATGTTCTGCGTGAAGATAATGCTGTAAATGCGCTATCACATGAAGAAGGGCTCAAAAATGCGCCCAAAAAAGACTCTGACTATTTCCGTGTGCCTAAGTTTCTTGGGATGGAGTAA
- a CDS encoding cob(I)yrinic acid a,c-diamide adenosyltransferase, translating to MKIYTKTGDKGKTSLLGGTRVSKSDARLHAYGTVDELNSWIGLIADLAAQEETAIFLRNIQNTLFVIGSKLAAGPNNKYPLPELKKEETTALENEIDRMNEILPELKSFILPGGHSTVSHCHIARSVCRRAERYVAELADTSPGAEPILVYLNRLSDYLFVLARKTAFDLNTPEIPWKVVN from the coding sequence ATGAAAATATATACGAAAACTGGCGACAAAGGAAAAACTTCACTGTTGGGCGGGACCAGAGTTTCCAAATCAGACGCTCGCTTGCACGCCTACGGAACCGTAGATGAATTGAATTCTTGGATAGGGCTGATTGCAGACTTGGCTGCTCAAGAAGAAACTGCCATTTTTCTAAGAAATATTCAGAACACGCTTTTTGTCATTGGCTCTAAGCTGGCTGCTGGCCCAAACAATAAATATCCCTTACCAGAACTAAAGAAAGAAGAGACAACAGCCTTAGAAAATGAAATAGACAGGATGAATGAAATATTGCCAGAGCTAAAGTCATTTATTTTACCAGGCGGCCACAGTACTGTTTCCCATTGTCATATAGCGAGAAGTGTTTGCCGGAGGGCCGAACGCTATGTAGCTGAACTTGCCGACACCAGTCCCGGTGCCGAACCTATCTTAGTCTACCTAAATCGACTTTCCGACTACTTGTTCGTGCTGGCACGGAAGACCGCTTTTGACCTAAATACGCCTGAAATACCTTGGAAAGTGGTAAATTAA